From the genome of Eublepharis macularius isolate TG4126 chromosome 4, MPM_Emac_v1.0, whole genome shotgun sequence:
TTCTACAACACACGTCTGATTTCACACTCTGATTTGGTGTGAGATTCCAATCAGCAGTTGCTTCTGACCAAAAACAGATTCCAGGTAAGTGATTTGTGCTGGGTTGCCTAGCATCACAACATTTCTGGCTGCAGTTGTGTGAAATAACATTTTCCAAAATTCTCGCCCTCGTAAACTGCGTTCCACATTGTTATATGAGAGTTCTTTTTTAAACTGGAGCATTCCAAACACTGACCGCTCAGCTGAAGTGGCACAACTGTACCCCATCATTCTACATAATGCTTAACAGAGTGTGTGTGCATTGTGGAGGGGATCCAGTACCAGGAGGCATTAGCACATCTGGGTTCACATGGAAAGATTTCTGGCTGTTCTGTTTATCATTCCCAGTGCCTCTCCCCAAAATTGTTGTGCCAAACCCACATTCTGtcacataaagaaaaaaaaaaccttcccagttttctgccattttttgtgGATGTTGGACTCTGTGATTATATTATTATCTCTGTTGCAAGTGACATGGTTACAGAATCTCTCTATTACTTAATAAAGATACTTGATTCTCAGTATCGGCTGCCTTTTTAACATTGTTCAACccactgtggtggtggtggtagtggggtTCCCTTGAAATGTTTGGGGCATGTTTCTTCTTATAGATGGTGGCAGTTCCATCATCATATCACAGCAAGTCTCTTCTTCCTAGTTCCGCCTACCCACAGCTCCTCTGTGGGTTTCCAGATGGTATGCGGGGTATGCCAGAAGGTTCAGAATGCCTCTCCCCTGTTCACCTCACTACCACCTcctctctccattattcttttCCCCGGGTTTACCATCCCCAATCTCTGCGTCCCTGGCTCTGCAGTCTCTCTGGAGATGGTTGCCTAGAAACAGCAAGAGGGGTATATATGGATTCAAAGTGATTGCTGGGCATGTGACAGCCCTAGGGAAGGAGGGGGACAGGCAAGGGAAACTGGAAAAACCCACAATAATAACAGCAAGGGAGAATGGCAGATTTTAGATTATGGCTGCTTAGGAACCACAGTGCTGCAAGCTGGGCCATGACCGCATTGCCAGTGGAATACATCACCCATCTCTTACCAGGAATGGGACAAGTCAGGGTCACTCCAAGATTTCAGGTTAGGTGTACTCTGCTTTCTACTTAAAAGCACCGCCCAGAAAACTAAAATTCTACTGCTAGAATGAAATTATAACTCCTTGCCCATCATTGCTATTTTTGTATTCTAAATTCTGGAATTCAAAGAATTTGGCCTTGATTCCCCTGTAAGTCATAAGAAGGGGGAAAGGTAGAAGGAATGAGGTTTgggaaatggggtgtgtgtgtgtcaataaGGCCTAAGAAGGGTACCTTTAGGCAGGGCTGTATATGTGCCCCCTTCCCAAATTACATAATAAAATATCTTTCTGCTAACTATgtagagggggaaagggagagaaatatTAAAACCCCATTTCAGTTGAATCCCTGCTCCTACCTCTGCCGGTTGTTATGAGGTCAAAATTATATGGAACTTTAAAGGCTCTAATCTCGGTTAACACCCTgctcctacctcacaggacaaAGTGGAGGCGGGGAGATCTAGGGCTAGGAACCTTGCCTTAAAACATACACATATACAAATATGAAAGCTCTGCATTTAAATAAGAGTAAGGCTGTGATTTGGGAGGGAGATGGTGAATTCAGCATATAATTCCAAATGTCATGCATGTGGACAGCCTACAGCCCTCTGTGCTAGTGATGGACAAGAACATGCACAAAGCACCTGTCACCCCTCCTTACCCCTAAGGAGTCTTACTAAAGTATGGAGTGAAGAATGTTGGATTGGGACcagggagacttgggttcaaatccccccttggccatgaagctcactgaatgaTTGTGGACCTATTAAGATTCTCAGGTTCAAACTAGATGTGTGACATGGGACTCCTGTGGTTAGGGTAGCctgctatcccccccccccccaaatagaaaAGGCTTAGAACTGTGGTTAGGAAGGGAATTTAGATGAGGCCATAGTGCATGGAAAACAGGCTTGCCCTTCTCTCTTGATCTCATTCTCcgccaccctccccaaactcttgTTTCCTTTGCAGGGGGGAGAAAATAGAAACTGTTTGGGACAAGGGAAAGGGTTATACATGCCTCCCCTAAGACTGTAGCTCCAATCTGAATTGCTCCTGACCCTACAGTAGCTGCTTTTAGCCTTAAAGAAAAAGATTCTATGTAGTTCGACCCTCCACTATCTCAGAGTTTGTGCAAGAATGAAATAGGAAAAACTTTggtatgctgccctgaactcTCTGGAAGTTGGGCAGGATGAAAATAACATATGACAATAAACAAGGCCATTAGTTAATCCTTTTATTTAGCTAAACATTTTCTGCATGGCTCGTGCCAGTTTGGCATCCCGTGCCTTTATCCTCTCCATCACCCTATCCAGCTCCCGCCGGGCCGCTCGGTTTCCTGGCTCCACTCGCAAAACACCCTTCAGATCTTGCGCTGCTCCTTCCAGGTCATTCATGGCATCATATGCTAAGCCACGTCGAAACAGCGCCTTGGTGTTGGCTGGCTGCAATGCCAGTGTCTTCGTACAGTTGCAAGCAGCATTGGCTGGCTGGCGCAACctcagctgacaggcagctagGTTGGCGTGGAGCTCAGCTTTAATTTGGTCATAGTCTgggggtggggcagctgccacaaGCAGCCGCAAGGCCTTGGCATAGCGCCTTGCCGCCGCACCAATATCTCCAGCCCGGTACAGCTCACTGCCGTGCTCTTTGTTGCGGATAACTAAGTTCCACTTCTCGCTGGCGCTCATCTCCCAGGAGTCCTTGGTTTGTGTGAAGCTGGCCAGCTGGACAATAATGCTGCCTCCTCCCGTTAACCTTAGCTCTGCCCGTTCCCCAGCGAACATGGTCTCCAGGCAGCGGTCCACTGCTCCGTCCCATTCAGCATCACCTGCACCCAGTTCCACCTCTGCCCAACTGTGGGATGGGTAACTCAACGGGCCTCCTGGATCAGCCTCAATGAAAACCTGGCATATGGAACCTTCCTTTGGCTTATCCAAACCTTTACCAACCTCCAAGACCAGTTTGATAAATGTGCCATCAGGGCAGGCCCAAGGGACGTTCCCGTTGGCCAATCTTATTAGGTTAGGGGGAGGCCGGTTCTCTTTCAGAGCCTCTCCTTTCACCTTGGCTCCAGCTTCCTCTCCAATGACTCCATCTTGGTTGTTTCCTCCACAGGCTGTTACCTGACTTGAGTTTTTGCTCTCTAGCCTTCCCTTCTCACTTGCCATTACCTTCTCAATGAATCAAATCCCTGGTCTGATAATGTAATGCTCCTGTCCACCAGCAGGAGGAATGGATTACGATGAGGAATGTTGAAATCCCGCTCGATACCtgctgatgaagaagaagaactaCAGAATGTCATTGAAACAATAAAGGACTATGATTCATTTCTCTTCTCCCACCCCCATTTCCATACCCACATCTAAGCCCCACTGATGGGCCAGTGTAGTCCAAGTGGACAAAGCAAAGATATAAATCTAAAAGACCTTTTCTTCCAAATCCCAGGTTAGTCACAGAGCCACTTCACAGCTTTGGGTGAATCACATTCCTTCAGCCTTGGTGCCTCATCTGTAAAACAGGAATGACAGCAGCCTACCTCaggaggttgttgtgaagacaaacaAGATCACTTTGTAAAACGATTTGTGCATGTACTGTCAAATAATCAGTTCACAACAGGACTAGAGATTTTCAGAGATTTGGCTGGCTAATTCAAACTATACTCCCAGCACTTCTTGGGACCTCATACCCCAATAATACTTCAAAAGTCCTTTCTCTCTCCAGTAATTTTGTGTTAATGATCCTCCAGTGTCAGGGCCCTGCAATTATCAACATTATGCTGTCGGTCGTTTCTCCCCAAGCAGTTCTAATCATTACTATAGCATGACAGCCTAACAGATCTGTTTATGGGTTGGACAGAGTTCATGTTTTATACTCAGCTTTTAGCTTATTCTCTTGCATTATAATAACTGGGCagctttcttcccacctcttaAGATATACCTTCAGACACATTAGACTCTACTTAGACACAGAATTCAAGACGGAATAGACTGGGCTCCTGAACTCCCACCTACGATCAACTTCTCCTTCCTTGTATGCTCACACCTACTGCAATTACCTGACAGAGCACAACCCCCTCTCCCCATTCAAACCTTCTGCTCTCTCCCCTTATCTAAAGTCTCACACAGATTTCCAAAATATGTATTCCTCTCACCCATCTTTGCTTCCTCTTACCCCTCTTACTTGGTACAGTGCTGGATTGAAGAGTTAGCCcgggagagggagagaatatcGTTCAGCATCTGCCTCAGTCACACTCCTTCTTTTAATCCCCTTCCACAGTCCCCccattcttcccccctccaaacgTCATTTCCTCAGCAACCACCTGTCTTAGCAACCAGTGGAAGCAAAATCTATCCTTCAAGTGATGCTAAGATGGAGGCAGACAGAAAGGGGACACAAAAGAAGGGGAAATTCTCTCTATTCAACCCGCTCCTCTGCCTATTAAAAAATTATGAGATGAGATATTGCCCTTCCATTTATAGTtactctttcccccctccatctTACTGGGTATATCTGCAAGTTATGCTGAAACAGCTGAGGTTTAGCAAATGAAGAGAACAGAAAGCATTGCTGAAGGAGCCAATTAAAGGTCGATGGGATTCCCCATCATTTCCTTATCTTCAAAAACAAACTGCTATTACTAATAGGAAACTAGCTagcttgtgtgtgagagagatttccAGACCCACACAGATAAAGACTATAGAATAATAAAtggcttaaaacaactttaataactacttaaaacaactttaatacaaggagcaattaaaacatttagtATGGCACTCTCTAAGCCCTGATCTAGAGCTAAGGTCATGTGATCTTAGCACAAGTTCTCAAACCACCAATTCCTCATATGTCTCTACGCTGTAAACGCTGTAACTACAGCGTGGATTAATAATTTCCCACCACAGAGTAAGGGATCTCTATCCATTCCAGGGACTCTCCAaagatgcaaaaatatgactTCGTAAATTAACTTGAAAAGGcagccggggtggggtggggatcgaAAGTGCTTCTGAACTAATGGAATGATGAGATCAGTTCAGAGTTTagtctcagagcggaaccacaagtgacaaaaggcacaggttggacacttgtcagcttccctcaagttttgatgggaaatgtaggcatcctagtcttgcagcttgactctctgactgctgtccaatggacttttcaactgtcacttgtccaacattccgccaagctgcctacatttcccatcaaaactggagggaagctgacaagtgtccaacctgtgtcaggcgtcacttgtggttccgctctcagttaaAGGGAAaagtggtggcagggaggggggtgggatCATCCTGCTCAAATCCTGGAGGGAGAGCTAATCCTAGAGGTGAATATTTGGGTATAGGGCAGAATTTCAAGACTGCATCCTCCGCCAGCAATTCCTCtgggccctagggttgccaactccaaactgggagatttggggatgcagcctagggagggtggggttaggggaagggagagacctcagcggtGTCTAATGCCGTAGAGtgcacccaccctccaaagcacccattttctccagggaaactgatttcggttgtctggagatcagttgccagttctgagagatctccagactccacctggaggttggtggtCCTACTGGCCCCCAAGCTTGCATCAACAAATGTAGAACACTTGCTTTGGGGGTCATGTGGCTAGCACTGTTTACACCCTCTTTTTCATTATGAAAAGAATTTGTTATTTTGAGGCATTTCTTTAGCCTCCAATTTGTCAACTACCAAATCAGAAAAGTGGCTCACTTTCAACACAGATTTGCTCTcagagaaatggcaacatcccCTAGGGACTTGTGAGGTGCCTCCCCTTCTCCACCTAAACTTCCACTGGGATGAGTTCTGGCCAGCTAGCTTCCTAATCTCAGGTTCTCCGAAGCTGAGAACATATAAGAACAGTTGGATGGGGAATATTTGGCAGAATCCCACATGTAGCAGAAGGGTTTTGAAGAAGTTCCTGACAAGCAGTCATATGTGGTACAGGAGTCAAAAAGTCAGACGAGGATAGGGGACCTCAGCTTCAACTTCCAACCTGGCCATGAATCTCACTAGGCAACTCTGAGCCAACCACCTCTcatactaacctacctcacagggttgtcaagAAGATAAAGTGGCATGAGAAAAAAATACACATGCTACTGAGGACCCACAGCTCCCTGGaagaaggcaggataaaaaatcgATTAAATAAACAACAGCCCCTGCTACTAAGGCAACAACTCGGAGAGCTTTGCATGTGAAAATAAGGAGCTCTTAACATGGTGCGCtgcatttttttattattgttaacaCAGTGCTAGCAGTTACATGGAACTTTACAACATAATATAAATAAAGTTGGCGCCTGTCCAATTCGAGCTTCATAATCTTTGAACAGTTTGGGAGAGGAGAAAGACCAACAAGCCACTGATGATTTACTCAGGAATAAATCCCACTAAATTCAATGGAGCTTATATTCTAAGAAGAGTTGTTTGTTACAATGAATAATATTGAGGGATCGGACTTTTGCCCCAGAATCAAAGCAGAATGtggaaaaaaatgtaaacagtgcgggggtgggggggattacaCTTGAAAGAAATTACTCCTACTGTTAAAAAGCATTCTATTCTGAAAAACTGATCACCCTTTTATTCCTTTTTCACAGATGGCAACAGAGACAGTAGCTAGTCCAAGACCACGCAGTAAGTCTGTGGCATATATTTGTGGCTTTGAACTCACAACTCCCAAGACTAGCTCTGCATTAAAAAAGCTCTGACTGAAATACAAGTAGGTTCACAAAAACCTTTAGTTTCCCACATGCCATATCGTGGAATAGCAATTTGTTACTACCAGCGTACAAGTTTCTAAATTGCGTAAGTAAAATGTTCCCCCAGGGAAACATGCTTAGCCCCTTCTCTTTTAATGTGTAACatctttggggggaaattgaacaAGGACTAACGGGTGACAGTTTTGATCATTCTGTTGAGGGAGGGATATTGTAGTGAGGTCCCATGCAGCTGGTTAAATATATTTTACTGTTGTTGGTTTTAGTGAGACTGTAGTTGTTTTATCCCTGATCTTGTGGTTTTCATGTTTTTTGTAAATTATTGGGGGGGACAGACACAAATACATATCGTAATTAAATGATTTTTATCAGTTTTGGCAGAAAATGATTGGATAATAGTAGGGAAAGGAGGCGTCACAATAGTCACTCTTTTGTACTTGACTGGATTCAGTGCAGATTTAAAAAACACCAGTGAAAAATAAGCGTAAATTAGAAAGGCGGTGCCGAGAAACTACCACAATACTATGTGATTTCAATGCATTTTCCTCTAAAAAAATAATTTGTTCTGGCAGTGAAACTGTATGGCTTGTGAACAGATGCTGAACTACACATCCCACAATGCATTTCTCCACCCTTCCAACCCTTTTGTTTTTTTCTAATTCCTTTTATGTAGGTTGCAAAGCAGAGCTTCCTTGCTGACCGACACCCCTCTAAAACATGGTGTGACTCATAATAGGAggtatgtaattttttaaaatattatttaaaatatctatGCCCCACTTCCCCTTCACTGGGGGCTCAGAATGACGGAAACCAGGATTCCTAGGTTCTCTTAGGATCTGGGGAAGATAAATGCTTACtagggaaaagaagaaagttGAATGAAGGTAGAAGGAAGGAGACCCGCACAAAACACGAGCTACGCACTACCGAACAGCCAAGCATACACTTCCTGCATCTCCTGAAAAGCACATTCTCAAATATCTCATCTTTCTTGTTTAGCCTGCCGCTATGTGGCTAGGAAAATAGCAGCCTCCCTGCGCCGTGAGGATCTGGGGGAGCCCATGACTGTGTGCAAGAAACAAGTATGCCGAAATGGTAAGCTTCTGTTTTTCTTTCGCTCCGTcttcaggggtggccaaactgtggctcgggagccacatgtggctcttctagacatattgtgtggctccaggagatctctgagtatcgctgtggccatacattttattttaatctagtttatttccctccctctcttttctccctttcctcctttctttccatgtcttttctcccttttcctttttttcttccttccttctttctttccatgtctgtcatattttcaataaaaatattgaggttgccaggtctgactcggAAAATATCTGGGcactttggaggtgaagcctagcGAGGATGTGATGtaacttttgtgatgtcacttacaagtcaaaggtcaggtgatggcttttCCCAAGCTCTATCCCTtccgatgtcacttccagcatactgcaccaaaccccacgcctttctgtgatgtcactttcaggacactctccCAAATCCATCTcctcctctgaagtcacttcaatgcatcatgtcttgtggctctcaagcatctgacgtttattctatgtggctcttacgttaagtaagtttggccacccctgtgctAGATGATCAGTCTCCTTCCTTTGAAAAACTAGTGAAGGAACATTTCAGTCTCCCAGCCCTCAAAGCGACTGATTTATCTTTATATCATGT
Proteins encoded in this window:
- the FKBPL gene encoding FK506-binding protein-like, producing the protein MASEKGRLESKNSSQVTACGGNNQDGVIGEEAGAKVKGEALKENRPPPNLIRLANGNVPWACPDGTFIKLVLEVGKGLDKPKEGSICQVFIEADPGGPLSYPSHSWAEVELGAGDAEWDGAVDRCLETMFAGERAELRLTGGGSIIVQLASFTQTKDSWEMSASEKWNLVIRNKEHGSELYRAGDIGAAARRYAKALRLLVAAAPPPDYDQIKAELHANLAACQLRLRQPANAACNCTKTLALQPANTKALFRRGLAYDAMNDLEGAAQDLKGVLRVEPGNRAARRELDRVMERIKARDAKLARAMQKMFS